In Myxocyprinus asiaticus isolate MX2 ecotype Aquarium Trade chromosome 3, UBuf_Myxa_2, whole genome shotgun sequence, the following proteins share a genomic window:
- the nanos2 gene encoding nanos homolog 1 — translation MQSSVGDRERGIPAPDGCFLVWRDYMDLGKTLSRLLEQDDSRRASAEAVRPAEGFVKLRPSRSDSGSVSSCSSSSLSSSNRGQRNPRDVCGFCKQNGETAEIYLSHRLKSKDGRILCPILRSYVCPYCSATGDWAHTRLYCPLRNTLQTV, via the coding sequence ATGCAGTCGTCTGTGGGTGATCGCGAGAGGGGCATCCCTGCACCTGACGGCTGCTTCCTCGTGTGGCGTGACTATATGGATCTCGGAAAGACTTTATCACGGCTGCTGGAGCAAGACGATTCCCGGCGCGCCTCTGCAGAGGCGGTGAGACCCGCTGAAGGTTTCGTGAAGCTTCGTCCCAGCCGCTCGGACTCCGGCTCGGTCAGCAGCTGCTCCAGCAGCAGTCTGTCCTCTTCTAACCGGGGCCAGCGGAACCCTCGAGACGTATGCGGCTTCTGCAAACAAAACGGAGAGACCGCGGAGATTTACCTGAGCCACAGACTGAAAAGTAAAGATGGACGGATCCTCTGTCCGATTTTACGGAGTTACGTGTGTCCATACTGCTCGGCCACTGGGGACTGGGCGCACACCCGCCTCTACTGCCCGCTGAGAAACACGCTGCAGACCGTATGA